GGAAACTGGTGGAACGATGCTGTCTTCTATGAAATATTTGTAAGAAGTTTCTATGATGCAAACGGAGATGGTAAAGGTGATTTCCGTGGACTGATTCAAAAGCTCGACTACCTGAACGATGGCGACCCGAATACAAAAACCGATCTTGGGATCACCGGTATATGGCTGATGCCAATAAATCCTTCCCCAAGTTACCACGGCTACGATGTGAATGACTACAGGGGAATTGCCTCAGATTATGGAACAATGAACGATTTCAAGGAATTTCTTGTAAAGGCACACCAGCGGGGAATAAAAGTAATTATCGATCTGGTTATGAACCACACTTCGCGGCAAAATCCCTGGTTCGCAGCTTCAACCGATCCTTCCTCACCATACAGAAACTATTACATCTGGCGAAACACAAACCCGGGCTATACAGGTACCTGGGGACAGACTGTCTGGCACCCCTTCAACAGCTACTACTATTTTGGTATGTTCTCAAGCGGAATGCCCGACCTCGACTACAGCCATGCCCCCGTTAAAAATGATATGTTTAACATCGTCCGTTACTGGCTGGATACCCTGAATGTTGATGGATTCAGACTTGATGCCATTAAACACCTTTTTGAAAACGGACAGATTATGGAGCATGTGCCGGCAACATTTTCTTTTCTTCAGGAGTTCAGGACTTACTATAAAAGTGTAAACCCGAATGCTTTTGTGGTGGGTGAAGTGTGGTCTTCAACTGCCCAAATTGTCCCTTACTCAAACGGTACACGACTTGATGCGTGCTTCGAATTTGATCTTGCCACAGCAATCATCAATGCCGTAAAAAATTCCGCCCCTGCCGGACTCGCTAACAAGGTCTCTTCTGTTGTTTCATCGTATCAGCCATTGCAGTATGCTACATTTCTTAGCAATCACGATCAGGACAGGGTCTTTGGTATCCTCAATCAGAATGAGAAATGGATGAAACTTGCCGCATCGGTGTACCTTACACTTCCGGGAATTCCTTTTATTTATTACGGTGAAGAAATCGGTATGAATGGATACGGTCAGGATCAGAACAAAAGACGACCCATGCCGTGGACACCGGGTACAAACGGCGGATTCACAACAGGCACTCCCTGGTACGCCCTTGGGACACCCTACACAACAAACAATATTCAGACGATGTCTGGCGATCCGGGATCACTCCTTAGCCGCTACAGAAATTTGATCCATCTGCGAAACAAGGAGGAAGCTCTTCGCAGAGGTGGATACCGTGCCGGTACATCATCAAATGCAAATATTTACTCGTTCGGAAGAGACCTTGAAAACGAGGTTGTTTATGTAATCCACAATTTCAGCGATTTTCCTGTCTCAGGCTTTACTGTTTCGATGAATCAGTCAAACCTGGATCAGGGAAGTTTCTTTGTTTACGATCTCGAGTCAGGCGCAAGTCTTGGTCAGATAACCGTTAATTACCAGGGCGGTTTTGCAGGTCTTGCAATTCCTGGTGAGCTGGCAGGAAAGGGATCGATGATCATTAAACTTCAGACGAATCCTTCAGGCATCGAAGATGAATCGAAAAATCCCGGTTCCTTCAATTTATATCAGAATTTTCCGAATCCATTTAATCCTTCTACAACGATTAACTACACAATAGCCAGGCAGGCTTCAGTGGATGTGTCGGTTTACGATATCAGAGGAAATTTTGTTAAGCGACTCTTTGCTGATACTCAGGAGGCGGGAAACCATACAATTGAATTTACATCAAAAGATATGGCTTCCGGCATATATTTTGTAAGAGTAACTGCAGGTTCCGAGACAAAGACGATAAAAGCCACTCTTTTGAAATAAAAGAGAGTCAGGCGTCCTTATCTCTCATAAAGGCTTTTAACTGTCTTTCTTTGTTTTCCTGATTGCTCTCTGTGAATCTGATGATTACATAAGCCACGAGTCCAAAAAGAAATACGAAGAGAAGCATCCACGCATTTGCCTCGAGAGTACCCATTATCGCTCTGTAGATCTCGAGTGCCCACCTCTCATCGGTCAACAAATATGTGTATGCACCTGTTTTTTCGTTTGTGTTCAGATATTTTTCCAGATCCCAGATGCGAACTCCACCCGAGATACCAACCACAAAGATCGTAAAAAGAATGTACCTGCTCCATGCTATGTAGATGTCTTCTTTCACCAGCCGGTTGAAAATGGTATCCAATGGTTTCCTGAATGCATATGCAATGATCGCGCAGGTTAGAAAGCTGACGAGAAAATTGAAGATTAAAAGTGTGATGAACATTTTGTTTCTCAAAGGTTATTGAATTGTCTGTCGTATTTTACGGAAAACTATTGAATAATGTTCCATGTTTTAATCTAATAATGCAATAATTCAGTAATTCAATAATCCAAAAATCCCCCGCCTAAAAAAATATTTTAAATAATCCTTGACATTGGTAAACAAAAACCCTATATTTGAATCAGACTTTTTTATCTGATTATAAATTCAACAGGAGATTCTTTGAAAACAGCTCAAAAGATGAGAAATCAATTTCTGATTTTGTCGATTTCCTTCTTTACCCGATCTGTTTGAAAAAATTTTGAAGTATAATCAGACTTTTTTATCCGTTTTCATAAAGGAGACAACATGTCCACTAAATCAATTTACTCAGTATTCTTTTTCGTAATGTTTTTGGTAATAGTTTCAGGAATCACCGGCTGTGGTGGCGGAGATTCACAGGCTAAAAAGAAATCAAATGCTTCAGGAAGTGACGGAGCGGCTGCAACAAACACTTCGGGTCTTTCCGAATTTGAAATGGAGAATGGAATTGGGCCCATAAAGGAAAAACTCACCCTTGGAGAGTTGGACCTCGCAAAAGCCTCAAAAGGCGAAAAGATATTCAACGAAAAGTGTGCTGCATGCCACAAACTTGATGAAAAATATACAGGACCTGCCCAGCGGGATGTAACAAACCGCCGGACACCTGAATACATCGTAAACATGATGTTAAATCCCGAAGAGATGTTGAAGAAACATCCTGAAGCTCAGAAGATGCTCGCGGAATACATGACACAAATGCCTTCACAAAATCTTACAAAGGATGATGCCCTGGCAGTGCTGGAATACTTCAGATCAGTAAACAAACCCAAATAACTTTAACCGAAGGCAATATCATGAAAAAGATGATCCAATTTTTGCTGCTTGCAGCTTTTATCCTCCCGGTAATACTGATTACAGGTTGCGGGAAATCCTCATCAGCACTCGACACAGGCGATGCTCCTCAGCGTGTTTATGTAAAACCCGGTGAGTATGATGAGTTTTATACCTTCATGTCGGGCGGGTTTAGTGGCCAGGTTTCGGTGTACGGAATACCTTCAGGAAGACTGTTCAAAATCATTCCCGTTTTTTCCCAGAATCCTGAAACGGGATACGGTTATTCCGAAGAAACCAAAGCAATGTTGAATACCTCACATGGATTTATTCCCTGGGATGATGCCCACCACCCTTCACTCTCACAGAAAGAGGGAATGGCTGACGGCAAGTGGCTCTTCATCAATGCAAACAACACCCCGAGAATAGCCAGACTCGACCTGAAAGATTTCGAAACTGCTGAAATTATTGAAATTCCGAACTCAGCGGGCAACCATGGTTCACCTTTCACCACTGAAAACTCAGAGTATGTGGTCGCTTCAACAAGATTTTCACTTCCCATCCCTAATGAAGATGTGGATATAAAGTCCTACAAAGAAAACTTTAAAGGCACCATCTCATTCATTAAAGTGGCTCCCGAAAATGGAAGAATGAACCTTGAATTTCAAATTCTTGCTCCGGGATTCAACTATGATCTCGCCCGTGCAGGAAAAGGTCCTTCACACGGCTGGGCATTTTTCACTTCCTACAATTCTGAACAGGCAAACACACTGCTCGAAATCAATGCTTCCAAAAACGACAAGGATTTTATCGCAGCAGTAAACTGGAAAAAAGCGGAAGAATATCTGAAAGCCGGAAAAGCCAAAGATATGCCGGCTGACTACTACCACAACTTCGTTGATGAAAAAACAAGGGTTGCGAAGTCGGAAAACATAAAAACGGTAAAAATTCTCGACCCGAAAGACTGTCCGGGTATGATCTATTTTCTGCCGACTCCTAAATCACCTCATGGCGTTGATGTGGATCCGACAGGTGAATATATAGTAGCCGGTGGTAAACTCGCAACCGTTCTACCGGTTCATTCCTTCACAAAAATGATGGATGCAATCAATAACAAAAAGTTCGATGGCGACATCAACGGTATCCCTGTTCTGAAATATGCAGACATCAATGCAGGTGAAGTAAAAAATCCGGGTCTGGGACCTCTCCATACCGAGTTCGATGACAAAGGATTTGCCTACACTTCCGCATTTATCTCCTCTGAAGTGGTGAAATGGAAACTTGGCACATGGGAAGTGGTTGATCGTATACCCGTTTACTACTCGATCGGTCACCTTCTTGTTATGGGTGGCGATACAAAAAAACCATTCGGAAAATATCTGATTGCCCTGAATAAAATCACAAAAGACAGATATCTCCCCACAGGACCTTCGCTTACACAGTCGGCTCAACTGATCGATATAAGCGGTGACAAAATGAAATTGCTGCTCGACTTCCCCACCACAGGTGAACCTCACTATGCTCAAGGGATTGAAGCCTCGATACTGAGAAAAGACTTCATGAAAATTTACAAAAACGAGGACAACGGCAACCCTCACGCAACAAAGTCGGAAAAGGATGCCAAAGTCGTCAGGGAAGGAAACACGGTCAGAGTTTACATGACAGCTTCCCGAAGCCACTTTAATCCCGACAATCTCGAGGGAATAAAGGTTGGCGACAAGGTTTACTTCCATGTCACAAACCTCGAACAGGACTGGGATGTTCCTCACGGCTTCGCAATTAAAGGGATGACAAATTCCGAACTCCTTATCATGCCGGGAGAAACAAGAACGATACTGTGGGAACCAAAACAACCCGGAATCTACCCGTTCTACTGCTCTGATTTCTGTTCGGCTCTTCATCAGGAAATGTCGGGATATGCAAGGGTTTCGCCGCAGGGTTCGAATGTACCTTTGTCATTTGGAACAGGAAAATAAACTTCTCCGGGAGGAGTCAACTGACTTGTTAAGTTGTCTCCTCCCAAACTATTTAAGACATTACAATGAAAACTAAATCAAAATATTTATCAGCTTTCGCCTCACTGCTTCTTCTCGGGACTTTCCTTTTTCCGATCTGGAAGATTGACATTCAGGCTCCGCAGTATCCCGAGGGAATGGGGCTGTATATCTGGATAAATAAAATAACGGGTGAGGGACCCAACGATCTGAACACACTGAACGGACTGAATCACTACATCGGGATGAAAACCATAGATGAAGAGTCGATCCCTGAACTCCATATAATGCCTTACATAATCGTGATACTCACAATTTCAGGATTGCTCGTTGCATGGAAAGGCGGTTCAAAAACTCTCCTTTTTCTCTCGATAGCCATAATTCTGCTGGGTTTGGCAGGCATGTATGACTTTTACATGTGGGAATACGATTACGGACATGATTTGAATCCCAACGCACCGATTAAAGTGCCCGGAATGAGCTACCAGCCGCCATTAATCGGCAGCAAACAGCTCCTTAATATCAACGCCACTTCTCTCCCTTGGACAGGGTCACTTTTTATAGCAATTCCTTTGATTATGTTTGCATTTGTTATTTATTCAGAAAGAAAAGGCAAACTAAAATGAAATATGCAACACTCCTCCTGGCTCTCCTTTCCCTCGTTGTTTCGGGCTGCTCTGGAAAAGACCCTGAACCAATTAGTTATGGCAAAGACAACTGTACATTCTGCCAGATGTTGATTACCGACCACAGATTCGGAAGTGAACTTATCACCCCTAAGGGGAAGGTATTCAAATTTGACTCAATCGAGTGTCTCGTCGGATATTGTCAAATGCCGGGTAATTATGATGAAAAAGAAAGTGCTGTTTTTGTCACATCAATGATCGAGCCCGAAAAACTCTTTGATGCAAAAACCGGGATGTTCGTGGTAAGCAATGAAATAAACAGCCCGATGGGTGCACATCTCGCAGTCTTCAGATCACACGAAAAAGCCATTGCCACGGTCAAAGATAAAAACGCTGTTCACTACAACTGGGCAAAACTTTTGAAAGAGTTGAAATAAAATGATCAGACTATTCCTTTTTTTGGTTGTTTCTGTTGTCATCAACGCCTCTTCGATAGTTGTTTCGAAAGAGAATGGTATGAGTCTTGAAACAGCTCTCACCAAAACAAAAGCTGATACAATCGTGATAAAAAAAGGTGTTTATCATTGGCGAAATATAATTATATCCCGTAAAGTTGTCATAGTAGGCGAGGATCTGCCTGTCATTGATGCAGGTGGGAAGGGCTCCATTTTCTTCATCAGAGCCGGAAATGTCACCATAAAAGGTCTGAAACTGATCAATTCCGAAGTCAACTACAAATTCGAAAACGCTGCAATCCGTCTGGAAGAAGTAGCTGACTGCTCAATTGTCTCAAACGACCTTTACAACAACTTTTTTGGCATCTATCTGCAAAAAACAAACAGGATTACTCTCTCCGGAAACAAAATTCTCTCATTTGCGAAGCAGGAGACCAACTCAGGGAACGGAATCCATTTGTGGAATTGTAACTTTACCACCATTTCCGGCAACACTATCTCGGGTCACAGGGACGGGATCTACCTCGAATTCAGCAAAAACAACCAAATAGAAGGCAACTCTGCAAAGAAAAACCTCCGCTACGGGCTTCACTTTATGTTCTCTGACAGCAGCAGATACTATAAAAACAGGTTCTCTGAAAATGGTGCCGGTGTGGCAGTCATGTATTCCTCCCGAATCGAAATGACAGAAAACATCTTTTTCG
The sequence above is a segment of the Bacteroidota bacterium genome. Coding sequences within it:
- a CDS encoding nitrous oxide reductase family maturation protein NosD, with product MIRLFLFLVVSVVINASSIVVSKENGMSLETALTKTKADTIVIKKGVYHWRNIIISRKVVIVGEDLPVIDAGGKGSIFFIRAGNVTIKGLKLINSEVNYKFENAAIRLEEVADCSIVSNDLYNNFFGIYLQKTNRITLSGNKILSFAKQETNSGNGIHLWNCNFTTISGNTISGHRDGIYLEFSKNNQIEGNSAKKNLRYGLHFMFSDSSRYYKNRFSENGAGVAVMYSSRIEMTENIFFDNKGPASFGLLLKDINSSTIRKNTFSGNTKGIYLEASGRSIIENNIFVNNGWAIELLANSMDNEFTGNNFYTNNFDVATNSRQNFNKFAGNYWDNYSGYDLNKDGYGDVPYPPVSLFSVIVTEYKPALILMRGLFTRLLDFAERVFPSLTPKQLIDEKPRMRSLT
- a CDS encoding nitrous oxide reductase accessory protein NosL encodes the protein MKYATLLLALLSLVVSGCSGKDPEPISYGKDNCTFCQMLITDHRFGSELITPKGKVFKFDSIECLVGYCQMPGNYDEKESAVFVTSMIEPEKLFDAKTGMFVVSNEINSPMGAHLAVFRSHEKAIATVKDKNAVHYNWAKLLKELK
- a CDS encoding T9SS type A sorting domain-containing protein; translated protein: MKSLKSLKIIFLLSLLFLPASLRSQTPGNWWNDAVFYEIFVRSFYDANGDGKGDFRGLIQKLDYLNDGDPNTKTDLGITGIWLMPINPSPSYHGYDVNDYRGIASDYGTMNDFKEFLVKAHQRGIKVIIDLVMNHTSRQNPWFAASTDPSSPYRNYYIWRNTNPGYTGTWGQTVWHPFNSYYYFGMFSSGMPDLDYSHAPVKNDMFNIVRYWLDTLNVDGFRLDAIKHLFENGQIMEHVPATFSFLQEFRTYYKSVNPNAFVVGEVWSSTAQIVPYSNGTRLDACFEFDLATAIINAVKNSAPAGLANKVSSVVSSYQPLQYATFLSNHDQDRVFGILNQNEKWMKLAASVYLTLPGIPFIYYGEEIGMNGYGQDQNKRRPMPWTPGTNGGFTTGTPWYALGTPYTTNNIQTMSGDPGSLLSRYRNLIHLRNKEEALRRGGYRAGTSSNANIYSFGRDLENEVVYVIHNFSDFPVSGFTVSMNQSNLDQGSFFVYDLESGASLGQITVNYQGGFAGLAIPGELAGKGSMIIKLQTNPSGIEDESKNPGSFNLYQNFPNPFNPSTTINYTIARQASVDVSVYDIRGNFVKRLFADTQEAGNHTIEFTSKDMASGIYFVRVTAGSETKTIKATLLK
- the nosZ gene encoding Sec-dependent nitrous-oxide reductase; protein product: MKKMIQFLLLAAFILPVILITGCGKSSSALDTGDAPQRVYVKPGEYDEFYTFMSGGFSGQVSVYGIPSGRLFKIIPVFSQNPETGYGYSEETKAMLNTSHGFIPWDDAHHPSLSQKEGMADGKWLFINANNTPRIARLDLKDFETAEIIEIPNSAGNHGSPFTTENSEYVVASTRFSLPIPNEDVDIKSYKENFKGTISFIKVAPENGRMNLEFQILAPGFNYDLARAGKGPSHGWAFFTSYNSEQANTLLEINASKNDKDFIAAVNWKKAEEYLKAGKAKDMPADYYHNFVDEKTRVAKSENIKTVKILDPKDCPGMIYFLPTPKSPHGVDVDPTGEYIVAGGKLATVLPVHSFTKMMDAINNKKFDGDINGIPVLKYADINAGEVKNPGLGPLHTEFDDKGFAYTSAFISSEVVKWKLGTWEVVDRIPVYYSIGHLLVMGGDTKKPFGKYLIALNKITKDRYLPTGPSLTQSAQLIDISGDKMKLLLDFPTTGEPHYAQGIEASILRKDFMKIYKNEDNGNPHATKSEKDAKVVREGNTVRVYMTASRSHFNPDNLEGIKVGDKVYFHVTNLEQDWDVPHGFAIKGMTNSELLIMPGETRTILWEPKQPGIYPFYCSDFCSALHQEMSGYARVSPQGSNVPLSFGTGK
- a CDS encoding cytochrome c, with translation MSTKSIYSVFFFVMFLVIVSGITGCGGGDSQAKKKSNASGSDGAAATNTSGLSEFEMENGIGPIKEKLTLGELDLAKASKGEKIFNEKCAACHKLDEKYTGPAQRDVTNRRTPEYIVNMMLNPEEMLKKHPEAQKMLAEYMTQMPSQNLTKDDALAVLEYFRSVNKPK